One genomic region from Amycolatopsis sp. FBCC-B4732 encodes:
- a CDS encoding adenosylmethionine--8-amino-7-oxononanoate transaminase, protein MDTDLLALDARHVWHPYAPMPAKVPSLLVTEASGVRLKLADGRELVDGMSSWWSAIHGYRHPVLDAALTAQAGRMSHVMFGGLTHEPAITLAKTLVDLTPDGLEHVFLCDSGSVSVEVAAKMCLQYQRSRGLPEKRRLLTWRGGYHGDTFTPMSVCDPDGGMHSLWRGVLPEQVFVPAPPSGFDAPPDQSYVDILAEAIAAHAGELAAVIVEPVVQGAGGMRFHHPAYLRALRELTEAHDVLLIFDEIATGFGRTGTLFAAEHAGVTPDVLCVGKALTGGYLSMAATLCTPEVAAGISRGALPVLAHGPTFMGNPLASAVANASLGLLADGGWRHDVTRLEKGLLDGLAPARDLPSVTDVRVLGGIGVLQLDHPVDMAVATEVVTGHGAWLRPFRDLVYAMPPYVSTDDDLAVITRAMLAVAEKA, encoded by the coding sequence ATGGACACCGACCTGCTCGCCTTGGACGCCCGGCACGTGTGGCACCCGTACGCGCCGATGCCGGCGAAGGTGCCGTCGCTGCTGGTGACCGAGGCGAGCGGGGTGCGGCTCAAGCTGGCCGACGGCCGCGAGCTCGTCGACGGGATGTCGTCGTGGTGGTCGGCCATCCACGGCTACCGGCACCCGGTGCTCGACGCCGCGCTCACCGCGCAGGCCGGGCGGATGAGCCACGTCATGTTCGGCGGCCTGACGCACGAACCCGCGATCACCCTGGCGAAGACCCTCGTCGACCTGACCCCGGACGGGCTGGAGCACGTCTTCCTCTGCGACTCCGGGTCGGTGTCGGTCGAGGTCGCCGCGAAGATGTGCCTGCAGTACCAGCGTTCGCGCGGGCTGCCGGAGAAGCGCCGGCTGCTCACCTGGCGCGGCGGCTACCACGGCGACACGTTCACGCCGATGAGCGTGTGCGACCCCGACGGCGGCATGCACTCGCTGTGGCGCGGGGTGCTGCCCGAGCAGGTCTTCGTGCCCGCGCCGCCGTCCGGGTTCGACGCGCCGCCGGATCAGTCCTATGTGGACATCCTGGCCGAGGCGATCGCCGCGCACGCCGGGGAACTCGCGGCGGTGATCGTCGAACCGGTCGTGCAGGGCGCGGGCGGCATGCGCTTCCACCACCCCGCGTACCTGCGCGCGCTGCGGGAACTGACCGAAGCGCACGACGTGCTGCTGATCTTCGACGAGATCGCGACCGGCTTCGGCCGCACCGGCACGCTCTTCGCCGCGGAGCACGCGGGCGTGACGCCCGACGTCCTGTGCGTGGGCAAGGCGCTGACCGGCGGCTACCTGAGCATGGCGGCGACCCTGTGCACCCCGGAGGTGGCGGCGGGCATTTCGCGCGGCGCGCTCCCGGTGCTCGCGCACGGCCCGACGTTCATGGGCAACCCGCTGGCCTCGGCGGTCGCGAACGCCTCGCTCGGCCTGCTCGCCGACGGCGGCTGGCGCCACGACGTCACCCGCTTGGAGAAGGGCCTCCTGGACGGCCTCGCCCCGGCGCGCGACCTCCCGTCGGTCACCGACGTCCGGGTCCTCGGCGGCATCGGCGTGCTGCAGCTGGACCACCCGGTCGACATGGCGGTGGCGACCGAGGTGGTCACCGGGCACGGCGCTTGGCTGCGGCCGTTCCGGGACCTCGTCTACGCGATGCCGCCGTACGTTTCGACGGACGACGACCTGGCCGTGATCACCCGCGCGATGCTCGCGGTCGCCGAAAAGGCGTGA
- a CDS encoding cytochrome P450, which produces MTTFEVAEDFAQDAHLFAELLRAGGPVRRTRMPRGLDCYIVTDFAQARALLADPRLHKNSARARELFEAKLPSGQATQAGVGADLGFHMLNSDPPDHTRLRKLVNKAFTARTIARLRPRVEEITSELLDALAGQERADLLPAFAAPLPITVICELLGVRAQDRTEFAAWSKTLLSASQPEEMQAAGQNMFGYLTDLIAQKRAEPAEDLLSDLVHATDDGDSLSEPELVSMAFLLLVAGHETTVNLIANGVLALLREPAQLARLRAEPELLPNAVEELLRFDGPIHLATLRFTAEPVEVGGVTIPEGEFVLVSLLGANRDAERYPEPDRLDITRAAGGHLAFGHGIHYCVGAPLARLEAEIALGGLIARFPELALDAKPDELVYRPSSLVHGLEALPVRLK; this is translated from the coding sequence ATGACGACTTTCGAGGTGGCCGAGGACTTCGCGCAGGACGCGCACCTGTTCGCGGAGCTGCTGCGTGCGGGCGGGCCGGTGCGCCGGACCCGGATGCCGCGCGGCCTGGACTGCTACATCGTGACGGACTTCGCGCAGGCGAGGGCGCTGCTGGCGGATCCGCGGCTGCACAAGAACAGCGCGCGCGCCCGCGAACTGTTCGAGGCGAAGCTGCCCTCGGGCCAGGCGACCCAGGCCGGGGTGGGTGCGGATCTCGGCTTCCACATGCTCAACTCCGACCCGCCGGACCACACGCGGCTGCGCAAGCTGGTGAACAAGGCCTTCACGGCGCGGACCATCGCCCGGCTGCGGCCGCGGGTGGAGGAGATCACTTCGGAGCTGCTCGACGCGCTGGCCGGGCAGGAGCGGGCCGACCTGCTGCCGGCCTTCGCCGCGCCGCTGCCGATCACGGTGATCTGCGAGCTGCTCGGCGTGCGCGCGCAGGACCGCACGGAGTTCGCCGCGTGGTCGAAGACGCTGCTGAGCGCCTCGCAACCGGAGGAGATGCAGGCCGCCGGGCAGAACATGTTCGGCTACCTCACCGACCTGATCGCGCAGAAGCGCGCCGAGCCGGCCGAGGACCTGCTGTCGGACCTGGTGCACGCGACCGACGACGGGGACTCGCTGTCCGAGCCCGAGCTCGTCTCGATGGCGTTCCTGCTGCTGGTCGCCGGCCACGAGACCACGGTCAACCTGATCGCCAACGGCGTGCTGGCGCTCCTGCGCGAGCCGGCGCAGCTGGCCCGGCTGCGCGCCGAGCCGGAGCTGCTGCCCAACGCCGTCGAGGAGCTGCTGCGCTTCGACGGCCCGATCCACCTGGCGACGCTGCGGTTCACCGCCGAGCCGGTCGAGGTGGGCGGCGTGACGATCCCGGAAGGCGAGTTCGTGCTCGTGTCGCTGCTGGGCGCGAACCGGGACGCCGAGCGCTACCCGGAGCCGGACCGCCTGGACATCACGCGCGCGGCGGGCGGGCACCTGGCCTTCGGGCACGGCATCCACTACTGCGTGGGCGCGCCACTGGCCCGGCTGGAAGCGGAGATCGCGCTGGGCGGGCTGATCGCCCGGTTCCCGGAGCTGGCGCTGGACGCGAAGCCGGACGAGCTGGTGTACCGGCCGAGTTCGCTGGTGCACGGGCTGGAGGCGTTGCCGGTCCGGCTGAAGTGA
- a CDS encoding SRPBCC domain-containing protein, whose translation MTSSVGKTADVGWNIGVSRTLPYTAETVWEFLVSRDGVAIWLGPGVELPREPGAEYETANGTVGEIRGYAENDRVRLTWRPGDWDHDSTVQVRLSGAGAKTTLRFHQEWLADAEEREQQRAYWQDVTERVVAALAER comes from the coding sequence ATGACTTCCTCAGTGGGGAAAACGGCCGATGTCGGGTGGAACATCGGGGTTTCGCGGACGCTGCCGTACACGGCGGAGACGGTCTGGGAGTTCCTGGTCAGCCGGGACGGCGTCGCGATCTGGCTCGGTCCCGGCGTGGAACTGCCGCGCGAACCGGGCGCGGAGTACGAAACGGCGAACGGCACGGTCGGCGAGATCCGCGGCTACGCCGAGAACGACCGCGTGCGGCTCACGTGGCGCCCGGGCGACTGGGACCACGACTCGACCGTCCAGGTGCGGCTGAGCGGCGCGGGCGCCAAGACCACGCTGCGGTTCCACCAAGAATGGCTCGCGGACGCGGAAGAACGCGAGCAACAGCGGGCATACTGGCAGGACGTGACCGAGCGCGTGGTGGCGGCACTCGCCGAGCGCTGA
- a CDS encoding uridine kinase, whose product MRYRPISPAVLAEELTERIDALTGRPRFAVAVDGAAGATETTELADALVDPLRLRGRAALRVSAKDFLRPASLRYEHGRTNPDARYTDWLDLGALRREVLDPLGDGGSGEVLPSLWDAGRDRATRAERVPVPEGGVVLLDGELLLGAGLAFDLAVHLWLSPAALHRRVPEEWAVPAYERYEEEVDPSSLADVVVRVDDPRHPALYTP is encoded by the coding sequence GTGCGCTACCGCCCCATCTCCCCGGCCGTGCTGGCCGAAGAACTGACCGAACGCATCGACGCGCTCACCGGGCGTCCCCGGTTCGCGGTCGCCGTCGACGGCGCGGCGGGTGCGACGGAAACCACGGAACTCGCCGACGCCCTGGTCGATCCGCTGCGCCTGCGCGGGCGCGCCGCCCTGCGCGTGTCCGCGAAAGACTTCCTGCGCCCCGCGTCGCTGCGCTACGAGCACGGCCGCACGAATCCCGACGCCCGCTACACCGACTGGCTCGACCTCGGCGCCCTCCGCCGTGAAGTGCTCGACCCGCTGGGCGACGGCGGTTCCGGCGAGGTGCTGCCGTCGCTGTGGGACGCCGGGCGCGACCGCGCGACCCGGGCGGAGCGGGTGCCCGTCCCCGAAGGCGGCGTCGTGCTCCTCGACGGCGAACTGCTGCTCGGCGCCGGCCTGGCCTTCGACCTGGCCGTGCACCTGTGGCTCTCCCCCGCTGCGCTGCACCGCCGCGTCCCGGAGGAGTGGGCGGTCCCGGCTTACGAACGCTACGAAGAAGAAGTGGACCCGAGCTCGCTCGCCGACGTCGTCGTGCGCGTCGACGACCCGCGGCACCCGGCGCTCTACACGCCGTGA
- a CDS encoding glycosyltransferase family 4 protein, which yields MLKTLLVTNDFPPRPGGIQNYLNSLATRLPSDDLVVYAPAWESRTGSHEEFDAEAPFEVVRHPTSLMLPTPDVLRRAKQIMRARDCEAVWFGAAAPLALLGHSLRQAGARRIVASTHGHEVGWSMLPASRQALRRIGDTVDAVTYVSRYTRGRFAAAFGPMAGLELLPSGVDTGLYRPDPAGRAEIRVRHGLSDRPTVVCVSRLVPRKGQDQLIRALPLIRERVPDAALLIVGGGPYRKKLGQLVTGLGLERDVVLTGSVPWSELPAHYAAGDVFAMPARTRGKGLDVEGLGIVYLEASATGLPVVAGNSGGAPETVLDEVTGHVVEGRDTGQLAETVASLLADPVRARRMGEAGRAWVSENWRWDTMAGRLSGLLDGDPVAVVR from the coding sequence GTGCTCAAGACCCTGCTCGTGACCAACGACTTCCCGCCGCGGCCCGGGGGGATCCAGAACTACCTGAACTCCCTCGCCACCCGGCTGCCGTCGGACGACCTGGTCGTCTACGCGCCTGCGTGGGAGTCTCGGACGGGGTCGCACGAGGAGTTCGACGCCGAAGCGCCGTTCGAGGTCGTGCGGCACCCGACGTCGCTGATGCTGCCGACGCCGGACGTGCTCCGCCGCGCGAAGCAGATCATGCGGGCGCGGGACTGCGAAGCCGTCTGGTTCGGCGCCGCGGCTCCGCTGGCGCTGCTGGGGCACTCGCTGCGCCAGGCGGGTGCGCGGCGGATCGTGGCGTCGACGCACGGCCACGAAGTCGGCTGGTCCATGCTCCCGGCGTCGCGGCAGGCGTTGCGCCGCATCGGCGACACCGTGGACGCCGTCACCTACGTCAGCCGGTACACGCGCGGCCGGTTCGCCGCCGCGTTCGGCCCGATGGCCGGGCTGGAGCTGCTGCCGTCCGGTGTGGACACCGGGCTGTACCGGCCGGATCCCGCCGGCCGCGCGGAAATCCGCGTCCGGCACGGCCTTTCCGACCGGCCGACCGTCGTCTGCGTGTCGCGGCTGGTCCCGCGCAAGGGCCAGGACCAGCTGATCCGCGCGCTGCCGCTGATTCGCGAACGCGTGCCGGACGCGGCGCTGCTCATCGTCGGCGGCGGGCCGTACCGCAAGAAGCTCGGCCAGCTGGTCACCGGGCTCGGCCTGGAGCGGGACGTCGTGCTCACCGGGTCGGTGCCGTGGTCCGAGCTGCCCGCCCACTACGCGGCCGGCGACGTCTTCGCGATGCCCGCCCGCACCCGCGGCAAGGGGCTCGACGTCGAAGGGCTCGGCATCGTCTACCTGGAGGCGTCGGCGACCGGGCTGCCGGTCGTGGCCGGCAACTCCGGCGGGGCCCCGGAAACGGTGCTCGACGAGGTCACCGGGCACGTCGTCGAAGGCCGCGACACCGGTCAGCTCGCCGAAACCGTGGCCAGCCTCCTGGCCGACCCGGTGCGGGCGCGCCGGATGGGCGAGGCGGGCCGGGCCTGGGTCAGCGAGAACTGGCGGTGGGACACGATGGCCGGGCGGCTGTCCGGTCTGCTCGACGGCGATCCGGTGGCCGTCGTCCGCTGA
- a CDS encoding NlpC/P60 family protein translates to MQSHPVRRVVSGALAAASVITLVTVAQPTAIAAPVPVLQAPPTGSDALAQYRDLAAQAEKLNEDLLKAQDDLKAKQGELDKASNDVNAAKDQAAQASANQKKYQTEVDKFAGASFTSGVQLNKLSALLAGTSTQDFLDRSSALEVIATEKNGAMGNLTGAVQQANDATAKATDAAKRATDARDAAAKLTQDIQAKQKTLNDQIQQLKAANKNLSSADKSLQGDRGGSAPNVQAPTAAAQTAVDAALSKLGSPYGWGDTGPSSFDCSGLMLWAYGKAGIKLPRSSREQSTFGAAVPRDQLQPGDLVFYYSPVSHVGMYLGDGKMVHAPDTGDVVKISPLQSQYAGARRPTA, encoded by the coding sequence GTGCAGTCGCATCCAGTCAGGCGCGTGGTGTCAGGTGCCCTCGCCGCGGCTTCGGTGATCACCCTCGTCACCGTGGCCCAGCCGACGGCCATCGCCGCCCCCGTCCCCGTCCTCCAGGCTCCGCCCACCGGTTCGGACGCCCTCGCCCAGTACCGCGACCTCGCGGCACAGGCCGAAAAGCTCAACGAAGACCTGCTCAAGGCCCAGGACGACCTGAAGGCCAAGCAGGGTGAGCTCGACAAGGCCTCCAACGACGTCAACGCGGCGAAGGACCAGGCCGCCCAGGCGTCCGCGAACCAGAAGAAGTACCAGACCGAGGTCGACAAGTTCGCCGGCGCGTCGTTCACCAGCGGGGTCCAGCTCAACAAGCTGTCCGCGCTGCTGGCCGGCACGTCCACGCAGGACTTCCTCGACCGCTCCTCGGCGCTCGAGGTGATCGCGACCGAGAAGAACGGCGCGATGGGCAACCTCACCGGCGCCGTCCAGCAGGCCAACGACGCCACCGCCAAGGCGACCGACGCGGCGAAGCGCGCGACGGACGCCCGTGACGCCGCGGCGAAGCTGACGCAGGACATCCAGGCCAAGCAGAAGACGCTGAACGACCAGATCCAGCAGCTCAAGGCCGCCAACAAGAACCTGAGCTCGGCCGACAAGTCGCTCCAGGGCGACCGGGGCGGCTCGGCACCGAACGTCCAGGCGCCCACCGCCGCCGCCCAGACCGCGGTCGACGCGGCGCTGAGCAAGCTCGGCAGCCCGTACGGCTGGGGCGACACCGGGCCCAGCTCGTTCGACTGCTCCGGCCTGATGCTGTGGGCGTACGGGAAGGCCGGGATCAAGCTGCCCCGGTCGAGCCGGGAGCAGTCCACGTTCGGCGCCGCGGTGCCGCGCGACCAGCTCCAGCCGGGCGACCTCGTGTTCTACTACTCGCCCGTCTCGCACGTCGGCATGTACCTCGGCGACGGCAAGATGGTGCACGCGCCCGACACCGGCGACGTCGTGAAGATTTCGCCGCTGCAGAGCCAGTACGCGGGAGCCCGCCGCCCGACGGCGTAG